AGCACCAGGCTGTCGGCCGGTGCGGCCCCTGCAAGGGCAACTGCACAAAGCAGACCGAGGGCTCACCCACCACTCCCGGAGGACTCACCGAGACCTCGCCGAACGCTCCCCGACCCCTCGATCTGCCCGCCCAGGCCACCTCGACGTCTTCCGGGCACGCGATTGTGTCCCTGGCCGACCGGCAGGCAGCCACCGATCACCTGGTCGACGTTCCTGGCGGCTCACGATCGGAAACCACAGGTCAGGAGGCATTCCCAGAGGACTCCTCGAACCTTCCCCGAAGCCTGCCCGAAGGCTCGGCGCCTGGATCTAGGATCTTGGATCCTGGATCTCTTGTCCCTACGGGGCGCACAGCGCCCGCAGCCGGTATCTCCGCCAAGGACCTCGTCGGCGAGTACGTCGCCGGGTGCGACCAGCGCCCCCCGAGCGACGTGATCGGGCACCTCGGACGGATCATCAAGAAGCTCCTGGACGAGGGCATCGCACCGGCGCACATCCGAGCCGGGCTGGCGAATTTCACGGCCAACCCGAAGCACCCGAGCGTGCTGACCAGCATGGTCAACGAGGCGATGAACGCTCGCCCCGACGGTTTGGCGCGGCTGGGAATCCGGCCTAACGTGCCCGCCCACCAGGCCTGGACCAACCCGGCCAATGCGTCTGCCGCCTACGCCGAGGAGCTGTGATGCACACCCGTCACCGCGAACCGCAGCTCCTCGGCAACGAAGCCACGCTGGAGCGCATGGCCCGGATTCTGGCCGCCCGCAACATCGACCCGGCCGACGCCGCGCTGACCGACGACGCCGAGCCCTTCTCGCCGCTGGATGCCCTGCTGGCCGGGATGCCCCCGCGCTATCAAGCGGCTGTCGCCGACCACCCCACGATCCTGGAGTGGGTCCGGAAGGTCACCGACGCGGCCGTCGCACCCAGCCGAGGAGCCCGACGACAGATCACCACCGGACCTAGCCTGCTGATGGCCGGGGTCGTCGGCGCGGGTAAGACGCACCAGGCGTACGGCGCGGTGCGAGGGCTGGTGCAGAGCGGGGTCGGTGTTCGCTGGCGCGCGACCACCGCTGCCGACCTCTACGCCGATCTCCGTCCCCGGCCCGGGGTCGACAGTGAGCGGGAGCTGGCGGCCGTCAGCCGGTGCCCGCTGCTGATCATTGACGACCTCGGCGCGGCCAAGGCCAGCGAGTGGGTCGAGGAAGTGACGTACCGGCTGATCAACCGGCGGTACAACTACGAACTCCCCACGCTGATCACGACCAACCTGGCGATCAAGGACCTGCGTTCCTACCTCGGGGACCGAGTCGCCAGCAGGCTCGCGCAGATGACCACCCGAGTCGAGTTTGAGGCCGTCGACCGCAGACGCCACAGCGCCGCCGCCTGACCCTCCACAGGCCACCCCGCCGGACCGCGCCCTCGTACCGCCGTCCCCCCCGGGCACCTACCGCCAGCGCACCTCTCCGCCGACGCCCCTGCGCGCGGAGAGCGATCGGAGCACCCCGCATGACCAGCACGATGAACGGCCCCGCCCAGCACCGTCAGCTGGGCGACCAGACCTGGCAGGCCGACGCCGTCTGCCAGAGCACCGAGTACAACCCGGTGGACCCCGACGTCTTCTTCCCCGAACCCGACGAGACCGCCAAGATCGCAACGGCCAAGGCCCTGTGCGGCCAGTGCCCGGTCCGGCGCACCTGCCTGGACGCCGCTCTGGAAGGGGGTGACACCGACGGGATCCGTGGCGGCCTGACGGAAGAGGAGCGTGGGCCGCTGCACGACAAGCTTGCCAGCCGCCTCGACTACAGCCGCGTCAATGCCACCATCGCCGGGCGCGACGTGCACCTCACCCATGCGGAGCGCCGCGCGGTCGAGTACGCGGCCTACCGCCACGGGGTGAGCGAGCAGCGCCTGGCCTGGCTTCTGAAGGTCACCGAGGAGCACGCCAAGAAGCGGTACCGCGAGATCCGCCGGGCCGAGCGCAACCGAACCCTGAACCAGCTCACCACGAACACCCGACCCCGCGAGACCAGCGGCGAGCGCCTGATCCGCGACGACTTCGGGACGGCGGCATGAACATCGCAAGCGCGTCGAAGACGGCGCACATATCCGGGTGGGACCGCGCGGCTGTCGTGGCGCTCGGGGGCGCGGGGTGCGCGCTGTCGTACGACGCCCTGCAGCAGATGGCCGTGGCCATCCACATCCGAGGCTTCCTTACCTACCTGTTCCCCCTGGTGATCGACGGGTTCATTGCCTACGGCATCCGAGCCCTCATGGTCCTGCGCAACGCACCACTGCGCGCCCGGCTCTACGTCTGGACGCTCTTCGGCACGGCCACCGCCGCCAGCATCTGGGCCAACGCGCTCCACGCGGTGCGGATCAACCAGGACGCGGTCGCCGGCACCGGCCTCCGGCTCGGTGACGCGGTGGTCGCGGTGCTCTCCACCATCGCCCCGCTCGCCCTGGCCGGAGCGGTCCACCTCTACATCCTCATCGCCCGGGGGCCGGCCAAGGTCAGTGACCGGGAGAACCTCGGTCAGGCTGGTCACCTCGGTCAGACGGATCGGGGCGACGCCACCGAGGTCACCCGGACTGACCGAGCCGGCCAGCAGCGGCCGGCCGCCGGTCAGGTCAAGCCCGGTCAGCCGGTCACCGCCCCGACCGGCAGGCTGTCGCTGACCAAGCAGGGCACCGCCACCCGGTCCCTGACCGGGGATACGAACCCGACGGGCAGCGGCCTGCCGGTCACCG
The nucleotide sequence above comes from Streptomyces sp. NBC_01116. Encoded proteins:
- a CDS encoding WhiB family transcriptional regulator, which gives rise to MTSTMNGPAQHRQLGDQTWQADAVCQSTEYNPVDPDVFFPEPDETAKIATAKALCGQCPVRRTCLDAALEGGDTDGIRGGLTEEERGPLHDKLASRLDYSRVNATIAGRDVHLTHAERRAVEYAAYRHGVSEQRLAWLLKVTEEHAKKRYREIRRAERNRTLNQLTTNTRPRETSGERLIRDDFGTAA
- a CDS encoding DUF2637 domain-containing protein, with product MNIASASKTAHISGWDRAAVVALGGAGCALSYDALQQMAVAIHIRGFLTYLFPLVIDGFIAYGIRALMVLRNAPLRARLYVWTLFGTATAASIWANALHAVRINQDAVAGTGLRLGDAVVAVLSTIAPLALAGAVHLYILIARGPAKVSDRENLGQAGHLGQTDRGDATEVTRTDRAGQQRPAAGQVKPGQPVTAPTGRLSLTKQGTATRSLTGDTNPTGSGLPVTGDRVRAHGTPDLRGQTDRARPVTDRPDDAASVAGDQDSPAAVTAPQVTPSPVADRDTRTAGDRRSDPGTEELLKIARSAVRAEDKLTRKVVAQAIRGQQIPLSSDTLTALMAQLREQYRQPVTSSRT
- a CDS encoding ATP-binding protein encodes the protein MHTRHREPQLLGNEATLERMARILAARNIDPADAALTDDAEPFSPLDALLAGMPPRYQAAVADHPTILEWVRKVTDAAVAPSRGARRQITTGPSLLMAGVVGAGKTHQAYGAVRGLVQSGVGVRWRATTAADLYADLRPRPGVDSERELAAVSRCPLLIIDDLGAAKASEWVEEVTYRLINRRYNYELPTLITTNLAIKDLRSYLGDRVASRLAQMTTRVEFEAVDRRRHSAAA